The genomic window CAAAATACAGTCTAAAGTGTTGTATTAGTAAGCTAAGGgatcatacatttatgaatttttgaccCACTTGTCTGTGTTTGTCCAAAACTTGATACCCCCCTCGGTTTGGATTCCTAAATTTTTAGACCCCCCAGTTAATGTTTGATATTAACTTCACTTAAATTGgttgtagtatttttataattaatatcccGCCAATTTAATTGAATGGATTTTCTTCTTGGAGCCTTGGCCtccaattattgaataatattctgGTACTCCTCAAGAGACACTTTTAATCGGTGGTTTCACTCCTCTTGAATTCTTTCTGATACTTTTTCGAAATGGATTCTGCTTGAGAGgagtaaaattactttatacgttataaaaaataatttttgaatccttcATTCTTCGGTTATCATAGATTTCATGCATCAGGGGTTTCCACTTAGAAGAATATTGATGTAAgttgtatgtatttgtaaattaaatatattggttatcttGAAGACCATTGAGTTATTCCTATTGAAAAGGTTTTATTGATCAATGAAACAGTGATTAGTTCCCAATGTAGTTGACTCCGAAATATCCAATACACCCTCTTATTCAATCATTAAATTTGTACCCCTTCCCTTCCCCTCAACGGACGTCGTCGTAAATGTGGGATATCCTCTACCCtgtatctttatataaaataagaactccaattcataaaatatattaataagttgGCCGTTTTCTTTGATTTCAGGAAACTTGGAtagtgttttgaaaaataatttggagaTTCGCTCTACATATAATatctgattctttttttttataaaatttgatacattaatatattgttGTATGCAATCATCCTAAAGAAGAAAGAGTCCACCTTTCTccatgtttgttttattttttctctaaatgggcaattatatatatgtataaataatattgtatgtgTTTTTCATTTGTCTCTTCCTTATCATCTAAAAAAGCATCCGTGAGCAGGTGTGTAAAATCCAtgattctattattattaatattgttattaccCATGCGAGTagaaaagtacaaaaatgaGAGATAAATATTGAAGAACCAAAacagataatgaaaaaaaaaaccgaaattatttaaaatataatagtacgttattacatataaatgaaatataagtattttgtacGGCAGATGatggattttatatttgaagcaGCAAGTCACGAAATATGATCGAACGAAGAGGAAATGGGGAATTAATTAGACTTTTAATTAAGTATGAGCTATCAAAAGTTCAAACTTATTAAATGATTGCTCCGATAACTCTTTCTGATTGGTTAGAATATGATGactcatttaattaaaaacaagtgAAGTATGACGATGAATGTCACATGATTGGGACTTTTGATATCCGTAGGAGTGGAGTTTTGTTCAATGATGTTAATCCTGGAGTCCTTTTTTTCTGCTTTGGCTCGCTCTCTTCTGGctaatcaacaaaaataaaattgagcatACGTACATAAACAACCATTGAAAGGGACACAAAAGAAACAGCATTGAGTCACAATAGAGTTTAAAATGCAGGTGTTAGTAAGCGccgtttaaaatatatatataaatgttttatatttcatgACCACCTGCCCCTTATCATGCGAACCCTCATAACCAATGGTGGTATATTATGAAGAGTAAAGAATTTCTTTATTGGCAGagggatgaaaaataaaataaaaaaataaacgggAGCTGAAATAGATTAAATACAAATGTTGATAAGGCTCAGTATTGTTGTAGTCAGAGCTTAGTTTTCAATTTCATTCCAAACATGTGAGACTTCCTTCGTTTGTTAATAGAATAGCTATAGAAAATAATAGtgatatcatatataatatataagattttaaatttccCGCCTCCTTGTTGATTGATTCGAAAccagttaaaattttaaaaatggtgactAGAAGTTGGAGTCTTCTTTTACTTTTATCCTTACTCAAAGTGGCTAACTCTGTAAGCAATTCAAAtgatgaaatatacattttgaagtCGGAAGTGAATACACTAAGAGCGGAATTGGAAGCATTTAAACTCGAGAGCGAAAGGCCAAATAATCTCTTGGAGAACGAAGAGGTCCTACTACACTGGCTCAAACGGAATGTGATGGATATTCGTAAAGATTTAATAGATGAGGAGCGACAACGAGGAGAGGACTCGAGGAGGTCATTAGGAGTTGAAGAAAGGATGAAGGGTAAAATGGAGAGGGGATTGGAGGAGCTGAGAGCCAGAGTAACAGAGATGCAATTGGAGCAAGAAACATTAAGGAGTCTAGGGGAGGAAATTAAAAGTAACGTGAGTAgatttccaaattttaattttgatcaaaatgcttcggaatatgattttttttttcttttttcttattcttacttagatacatttttataaccGAATTCAGTCCTCTGATAATAGCATAATGGATCCCAATATCATCCATATCCGTACAAAAAAGCAGATGTCaagagagtttaaaaaaatgtatggaagGATTAACGAATTCTTTAGAAGAATCTCCGAAGTGGAAATGAGTCAAGCTACTCTCAAAGTAAGACTTTGttgtagtcttttttttttttacatagttttaaaagtatttgtacTATATAGAAAGAACGTTACTTGAGTATAGAGAGGAAAACGTTGGGGAAGAGGGGTTGCTTATCTTATCAGAATCATTGTAGAAACTTATTCATCATAGAAGTGATATCTCTATTTATCAATCTCTATGCTAATTATAAGACAAGAgtaattttggctatttttttatcaaaattaatagtttaaaaaattaaggaaaaaaaaaaaaaatcgagggCGTTAAACAAAGCTAGTGgttctcaaattttttaaagtatgcaCCACcagagaaaatatcaagatctcCAAAGTATCACAATTATGATCAAAAAAGTTGGTGaccttttttgtattaaaaacatAGTTTATGAATGACcctttttaaaagtaatcaCGGGCCTGCTTCTATTTACTACTATAGGTTGTAATGTACCAAGTAATATGCAGAAgcaaaactttgaattttttataacttattgttTGGAAAAATGTACCAAGTAAAAACGATTTCAGagacaaattacttttataaaacttataggGGAATGCTTAAGGGACAACTTTTATTCAGTATGTCCTCCTTTTGcttcaatgacagcctccaacttCATCCAAGGCCTTCCTGATATTGTAGAATGTTGACAAGAACACGCCAACAATCTATGAAGCTATTTCTCGGGTCACTTGTGCGCAGAACAAATCAGACACgcgttttctttatttttcatgttaAGACAGTTTCGAGTTGACGTAAAACTTCatggttataatttataaataaaaaattgaatatcagaacttaaaaaatgttcttaaaagCAACCTTCTAAGATGAATATTAATGGGGAAGTAGAgcttttaattaaagttttggtTCTGCACCTtgtaatatatatcttctttaaGATGTTCCTGAAGTTATAGAAACTAATTTACGTAATTATATATGACGTTCACAATTTGTGACTTGTATCATAAGCAGATTGTAAAAattgcaactaaaaaataaaatgagtaactttaaatgaagaatttatactataattgtGATAAGTACATATGCAATGCAAAGATTGAAATTCCATGGATTGTACCAATGtataatttgcatttttctgatgaaaattcaaaattaataagtatatttatggcacattttctaattaaaaagtcCACAGTTCCATCACtcgtaaatatgtatattatgaataCTTGACTGTGAGACCTATTAATGGGTCAAAAGGAAACGATAGCATGAATGTATAGTTGCtagttaaaattaaaacaaacgtTATTAGACTTACATTTTAATTGCAACTctgtttgtacaagttataaattGAACTAAATCCCAAGTTACacacaatatatacatttcaaTATGTAATATACGCTACAATATCATGGGATTGTaccattcaaatttatgtacGTTGTACTTGTAGATACGGGTCCGAGACTGCAATACCCATTCCAATGATCTCATAAATGAAATGGAAAGGAATTTTTCCCAGCAAATCCAAGGGCTTCAGAACGTATCACTTAGCACATTTGCAACAATTAAAAGTGTCGAAGAAGAATTGAGTCAGAAAATTCAACAATCTGATAGGGAGAAATCTAGTGAGAGAAATGATAATAAAGTGATTCAAGGGATAATTTCTCGTCAAGTAAGGAATTAAATACTAACCCATTATTTACTCAgagttattatttatgtactccaatatatttttagcatgATTTGGAAACGTCAATCGGAGAACTAGTAAGAAAGTTCAACTTTCTTTTggatgcaaaaaaatttaaagaagaagaagaggcgAATAAGAATGATTTGAAGGATACAGAACCTCAATCCACTCGATAGAAATATTTAAGAACTCGCATACATACTCATATTGCCATTTTAGATACATTACTGCCAtgctttaaattattctttcatacATCTATTTTAACTAGTCTTGTCCttgcttgttttgttttttttgtttttttttatgaaaaaaaaaatccaattctattcaaatttgtgttCGGAGCTTAATCCATTATtgtaaaatcatataaatacatattcaacatacttatatttatttctaaagtacTGAATTTAAATGCagttataagtttatttaataataatttctagcCCATTTTTAACGCATCTTTATTTGATTGTCTCCCCTATCCAATCTTCCATCTTTGTAGATGAACCGGAGTATATTTCTCTGGACGAAAAAATCGTGATGAACAAATGTATTCACAACGATGCCGCTATCTTCTTTTGCATCTGTTTTATTTGGAGAAATATAGTCCATCCAATTGACCCATACATAATCCCAATTCCTTGGAGCACTTCGAGGATCAACAGCCTTGTTACGTGGAGGAATTTCAGTGGAGCGATAAGTTTTGAGTGCACTCTCTGCCAACTCAACAACGGAAGGATACTCAAAGGCtagattgtttttttcacaAGGATCATGTGTAATATTGAATAAGCATACACTTGCTGTTGCTAAGCATGGGACTTGGGAGGAAGAGGATAAACATGAAACCGAGGATGTATTTCGAATAGAGAGAATATCATTCTTATTGGGAAGAGGGAATCCAGAGAGAGATAAGGATTTACCTGACTCTGACTTATACACTCCTAATATGTCATAATCTGTGATATTACGTCCAGAGGGACCATACCAACCATCCCATGCTCCATGATATGTTGTTCCTTAATAGAAGCGCCATAATGTCGTTATTTAAAGAacacaacataataattaatatccatATGAATACCTTTAACAAATTTCCAAGGTCCAATTCGAATGGCAGATGCAAAACGCTCCTCGTCGATATTGTGCAGTAAAACATTTCTTGGGGAGGGAGTCCCCTGAGTCAAAGTCGGCCAGAGATCAAAGCCATCCATCATAGGGAGGGCATTCTTCTTACCACCTAGAATGAGCGAGTTCGAACCatcttatcaaaaaattgtgaGTATTTAAATCCTACCAGCTGCAGTATACAGGGTTGGAAGCCAATCTTGAATACTCATCAAGTCCATAgacatttcttttttcttatttagagCTATCTCTGGACTCCAGAATATCCCAGCTCCTCTGACTCCACCTTCCCAGAGTGTATCTTTTACCTtttataccaataaaaaattaatttaattgattaattgatatgACATTGAATTTACACCACGAAGAGGCCAATTAGAAGCTCGGTTTTCATTAAACCCTGCTGCAGGCCCACCATTATCTgtggtaaaaattataattgaatccTTTAACATATCATTCTTGCGTAGAGCAGATATAACAGATCCCACAGAC from Lepeophtheirus salmonis chromosome 1, UVic_Lsal_1.4, whole genome shotgun sequence includes these protein-coding regions:
- the LOC121129815 gene encoding uncharacterized protein gives rise to the protein MVTRSWSLLLLLSLLKVANSVSNSNDEIYILKSEVNTLRAELEAFKLESERPNNLLENEEVLLHWLKRNVMDIRKDLIDEERQRGEDSRRSLGVEERMKGKMERGLEELRARVTEMQLEQETLRSLGEEIKSNIHFYNRIQSSDNSIMDPNIIHIRTKKQMSREFKKMYGRINEFFRRISEVEMSQATLKIRVRDCNTHSNDLINEMERNFSQQIQGLQNVSLSTFATIKSVEEELSQKIQQSDREKSSERNDNKVIQGIISRQHDLETSIGELVRKFNFLLDAKKFKEEEEANKNDLKDTEPQSTR
- the LOC121129773 gene encoding arylsulfatase B, whose protein sequence is MRQFQQVFLLWMSAISVGKGALVKRPHIIIIVADDLGWNDVGFHGSNQIPTPNIDALAYSGKILNNYYVNPICTPSRSALMTGLHPIHTGLQLHTIPAGAPYGLPLNLKILPEYLNELGYESHAIGKWHLGSFRKVYTPTYRGFKSHHGYWQGAGDYFGHTHSRKSEWGYDFYKNMDLDYKSFGNYSTKIFTSSAEEIINTHGSAKNENKSLFLYLAHQAVHSATGGDPLQAPSEDIKRFQYIEDQGRRIFAADLYNLDKSVGSVISALRKNDMLKDSIIIFTTDNGGPAAGFNENRASNWPLRGVKDTLWEGGVRGAGIFWSPEIALNKKKEMSMDLMSIQDWLPTLYTAAGGKKNALPMMDGFDLWPTLTQGTPSPRNVLLHNIDEERFASAIRIGPWKFVKGTTYHGAWDGWYGPSGRNITDYDILGVYKSESGKSLSLSGFPLPNKNDILSIRNTSSVSCLSSSSQVPCLATASVCLFNITHDPCEKNNLAFEYPSVVELAESALKTYRSTEIPPRNKAVDPRSAPRNWDYVWVNWMDYISPNKTDAKEDSGIVVNTFVHHDFFVQRNILRFIYKDGRLDRGDNQIKMR